In the Moraxella osloensis genome, CTATTACCACTAAATGCGCGAAATCCCCACACATACGCAAGCCCAAAAGTCACCGCTAGGCTTAGCGCATTGAGCAGTTTCCAAGTGCGATAATGGGCAATCACCGCAACCGCTATATTGAGTAATAAATAATAACTAAATAGCATCACCACACTACCGTCAGGTCGGCTGACCAGTATCGGCGCAAAAAACGCCCCACCGAACGCCAAGACCGCAAGCGGCAGCGCATTTTGCCACACCGAAAACATCACTGTTAACCCTGCCAGTAACGCAAGCACGCCGAAGGTTAAGGTTGATGGCAATAGTCCATACAATTTAAAACTCGCAAACACCGTCAAATAAATCACTGCAAAGCCGACACCTTGCAAAGTCAACCCATAACTGCGTTTTTTGGCAGTGGTGCGATAGCCGATTGTCGTTATCACCAAGCCGCCCAACGCTACCAGCGCCATACGCACGGGCATCGATACCTCAATATATTGGCTGGCAAGTTTGAGTAATAGCACCACGCCCACTAGCAACACCAGTGCCCCGACACGCACCACCAAGTTTTCCCCAAAGAACCATTGGGTGGCACTTGCCCAAAGCGATGTCACAACATTGGTAGCACTTTCATCCTCTTTTAAAGAAGGAGATGATGGCTGTGATACGCTAGGTTGATGCGGTGGGGCTGCGTCATTCACGGACGGCTGTGTTGCCGTTGGCGGCGCTGAACTAGTCGAAGCGTCAAGCGTGTTCGCCATTGGCAAAGAGGCAACTATTGGGAGGGGCGCTGGGAGTGGCACTAGAAGGGGCGCTGAGACAGGAGCTTGACCGATGGGCTGCGTGATAGGGTCATTAATAGGTTCAGTAACAGGCTGATTTTGGCGAATATCGCTTGCCGATTGTTGGGTAGGTGATGACTTTGCCTCGCTGCTTAAGAGATACACGGTTGCCATGACATCAGCGAGTTGTTTTTGCAGGTTGTCGAGCTTGGATTCAAGCCTAGTGATTGCTTTTTGTTGGGCAAAAATTTTATAAAGCGCCCCCACGACTGCCAGTATCAACGCCGCTATAATCGTATCCATCAGATGCTCTACCCTTGTTATCAGCTTAGCGATAGCATACCATTTTTTTGCAAAATTGCTTTTTTTAACTGTGTTTTTCGGTTAAGGTGATGATAAGCCCCATTTTATGCTAAATTAGCCACATGATTGAGTAGCGTTTTACCAACTATTTTAAACACCATTTGGATGATTGGGCGGGGTATGGTTATGTCGGGATTTAGCATTGAGCAGGGTTTGTTAAGCCCATGCGAGTTTGTGGCGTCACCCAATTTTGGTGAGCGCCCCGACCCTAACGATATTCACCTGATTGTGATACATAATATCAGCTTGCCGCCCAGTGAATTTGGTATAAAAGATGACCAAGGCGAGCATTTTGTTCGTGCATTTTTTCAAAATCAGTTAGACCCCAAAGCCCATCCGTATTTTGCAACCATCTATCAGCAGCAGGTCTCCGCGCATTTGTTTATTGAGCGCGATGGCAGCATCACGCAGTTTGTAAGCTTTGATGAGCGTGCTTGGCATGCTGGCAAATCTAGTTATTTGGGCGTACCAAACTGCAATGACTATTCGATTGGGATTGAGCTGGAAGGCGATGATTATAGCGAGTTTGATGACAGGCAATACCAAGCTTTAAGTGGCGTGATTGCCGCGATTTATCAAGCTTATCCCAAAACCGTCAATCATCTAGCCGGTCATAGTGATATCGCACGCGGCCGCAAATCCGACCCTGGTCTGTATTTTGATTGGGTGAGACTAAGAAGCATGATTAATAAATTTTAAGAATTGTTTAATGTCTCACAAACTTGTCAAATCCACCGCAATTGTTAGCTTTTTTACCCTGTTGTCACGCATCTTGGGAATGATACGCGACATGGTATTGATGAGCGTGTTTGGTACGGGCGGCATGATGGATGCGTTTTTGGTGGCATTCAAATTGCCCAATTTTTTGCGGCGGCTGTTTGCTGAAGGCGCTTTTGCCCAA is a window encoding:
- the ampD gene encoding 1,6-anhydro-N-acetylmuramyl-L-alanine amidase AmpD — protein: MVMSGFSIEQGLLSPCEFVASPNFGERPDPNDIHLIVIHNISLPPSEFGIKDDQGEHFVRAFFQNQLDPKAHPYFATIYQQQVSAHLFIERDGSITQFVSFDERAWHAGKSSYLGVPNCNDYSIGIELEGDDYSEFDDRQYQALSGVIAAIYQAYPKTVNHLAGHSDIARGRKSDPGLYFDWVRLRSMINKF